Proteins encoded in a region of the Anopheles aquasalis chromosome 2, idAnoAquaMG_Q_19, whole genome shotgun sequence genome:
- the LOC126570052 gene encoding VWFA and cache domain-containing protein CG16868, translating to MTTAAPSTLFRSAHFYYASSTLLLLLLAIGPMVGPGCEAAFASNTIFVNNIVPLISNISVSVPPNGDNHDPLRKQQQQQEPKVPSVAISSPSASTTTPSTTAEKSSTTSNYTPIDRVAAVTNGDYGIHELTRLLENTFEHIRNDELDVSGVQKLYDNMEITTTDRDDTELVERMANKLSRKLEQTVSAIEELRRFIQQSAAKHGAKYSTLLNPCPYSELMNPWEDEAPFDLQSFIQSTKVSNATTLAKQLIGGDSLHGSGVTNAATQSTNTHGAAAAAGAAFLDFSAFPANADGSDRPRIRVTDQTLDDNNVYLQHLFNEQSAKLEDANVHYRQQFFLSTFDHASAYKCHYYPRDGRLKALLLSAVRNKHVYILLDIGSKITFDQLEVAKAISKFVLHLLNEHDRVAVVAVGQRTYTPLDDPQQQPGAAGGAASPDCLSARRFVRATMDEKERLVDFIDSLNRTKGATNHSVGFRHAFDSFAELYESHDDELPIVFLYLGRALLPSGSPAATNILQTIYDGQRQLPYPVIINSCLILLDEREVQHEKQLIADISTQNYARYNLSNVIYLPGKMVMIAKHSFDAQRFIVALMEPFLNAGRFIEERLRAHLPYVDPSVQETLVTLSYPVGVHGLVGVDLYLSDLAEHVAYFRRRQQPRDDSYAFLIDLEGNAIMHPSFPRPVAARSQPFYVTNITRLEGDHFTPAYKRMLADPEGNLRINHYGTNRTTVYYWKRALYYIVCLVRTLDAGEEGTVSITRRLFETGPQVRYLHQIPTSGTGVLRSNVEYNLIAAGSAATTKSLLTALLYHRIDIFPPHHQQTASSNGGGGFSICRLVKQLALPDTSSLFLSASSFRSPFAHIRNNREGLTSEEDNVRTIQNIMAYLHDAYGKQLFANPGLQPDVRSDVLALVQILYDYRVRHSHSNLSRYVVRRYAATVNGVLETYPGGLLDSELEPTKRPWFVKAMEYPGRLVVTRPYLDAGGAGYVVSVAYAIYEGSSTASKPPQDDRSAIAVVAMDFTQGFFYKLLLDSTTVCSVQHIKCFLMDDRGYLVAHPMLTEPTLRSDAVRRSAIEHITHKESQVANDILNHKQLVTKKMCYNYVNRTVQRFYQFNMSLAAGEIVTNLMYGEKTKYQITLIPGTNLFLGVVNSTNDGGAFCPCSTVGNSCLNCNRMEQTECECPCECPLDYPTPDGADGACGGGGGGSLGRSKRPKTGNGNSFPIPLCSPLPEELLSMNAINYEPDYEVKSCSSISCEDYTTQNDCLGLVGCEWCQVDVDGESTLNTPFCTSQLACFNGVLGSSTPYGDAAYTSNNMESILPPAYSSIGPVAGAILALCLVVGFAMYCFRQNADQSGASEQLYDDLVADHCHGLPLSRFDLDDGSPSDDCDVGRTNAKQNLLLNGQHNANYMIIPNVASPYQMSSDYRRPPNGAGGGSSSDHGYSTMTHHEESEHLCLTGGGSGADPQGIPGAPNGSGGAKRHSMSDSASISTSVSSPYSNHTGGAGSSFLSKPPVVGFETTRGFTGNGFPPVAGDTMIAGQTTLLPSPTSISRTGVYGGTMLPSGANSTPTNANTPSGHHILVPVTVHRNMEVS from the exons AtgacgacagcagcaccgtcgacCCTCTTCCGATCAGCGCATTTTTATTATGCATCTtcgacgctgctgctcctgctcctggccaTCGGACCGATGGTTGGTCCGGGCTGTGAGGCAGCATTCGCGTCCAACACCATTTTTGTAAATAACATAGTTCCCTTAATAAGCAACATTAGTGTAAGCGTGCCACCGAATGGCGATAACCACGACCCGctgcggaagcagcagcaacagcaggagccaAAAGTGCCTTCCGTGGCGATATCATCGCCTTCAgcatcaacgacgacgccgtcgACGACGGCTGAAAAGTCTTCGACGACCTCAAACTACACTCCGATTGACCGGGTGGCCGCTGTTACAAACGGTGACTACGGAATCCACGAGCTGACAAGATTGCTGGAAAACACGTTCGAACATATCCGGAACGATGAGCTCGATGTTTCGGGTGTACAG AAACTGTACGACAACATGGAGATCACCACTACGGATCGAGACGATACCGAACTGGTCGAGAGAATGGCAAACAAGCTGTCGCGTAAGCTTGAGCAAACGGTTTCGGCGATCGAAGAGCTGCGCCGATTCATCCAGCAAAGTGCGGCCAAACACGGTGCCAAGTACAGCACACTGCTTAACCCGTGCCCGTACAGTGAACTCATGAATCCCTGGGAAGACGAAGCCCCGTTCGATCTGCAGAGCTTCATCCAAAGCACCAAAGTGTCGAATGCCACCACGCTCGCCAAACAGCTGATCGGGGGAGATTCTTTGCACGGCAGTGGAGTGACAAACGCCGCCACCCAATCCACGAACACGCACGGTGCGGCCGCCGCGGCCGGTGCAGCGTTCCTAGATTTCAGTGCCTTTCCAGCGAACGCCGACGGTTCCGATCGACCCCGGATACGGGTTACCGATCAAACGCTTGACGATAACAACGTCTACCTGCAGCATCTGTTTAACGAGCAGAGTGCCAAGCTGGAGGACGCTAACGTGCACTATCGGCAGCAGTTTTTCCTCTCGACGTTTGACCACGCCAGTGCGTACAAATGCCATTACTATCCGCGCGATGGTCGCCTTAAAGCGTTGCTGCTGTCAGCGGTGCGCAACAAGCACGTCTACATTCTGCTCGACATCGGTAGCAAGATCACGTTCGATCAGCTCGAGGTAGCGAAGGCAATCAGCAAGTTTGTGTTGCACCTGCTCAACGAGCACGATCGTGTGGCGGTCGTTGCGGTCGGCCAGCGAACGTACACACCGCTGGATGatccgcaacagcaaccgggaGCAGCAGGCGGCGCCGCATCGCCCGACTGCCTATCTGCGCGGCGGTTCGTGCGTGCAACGATGGATGAGAAGGAACGGTTGGTGGACTTTATCGATTCGCTGAATCGGACCAAAGGTGCTACGAACCATTCGGTTGGATTCCGCCATGCATTCGATTCGTTTGCCGAACTATACGAATCGCACGACGATGAGCTACCGATCGTGTTTCTGTATCTTGGCCGTGCACTGCTACCGAGCGGTTCGCCCGCGGCAACTAACATCCTGCAGACGATCTACGATGGACAAAGGCAGCTACCGTACCCGGTGATCATCAACAGCTGTCTAATTCTGCTGGATGAGCGAGAGGTCCAGCATGAGAAGCAGCTGATTGCCGATATCAGCACACAAAACTATGCCCGTTACAACCTTTCCAACGTCATCTATCTTCCCGgcaagatggtgatgatcgcgaAACATTCCTTTGACGCTCAGCGGTTCATCGTGGCGTTGATGGAACCGTTTCTCAACGCCGGTCGCTTCATCGAGGAACGGTTACGGGCCCACCTACCGTACGTGGATCCGTCGGTGCAGGAAACGCTCGTAACACTCAGCTATCCGGTTGGTGTGCACGGGCTGGTCGGTGTTGACCTCTATCTAAGCGATCTCGCCGAGCATGTGGCGTACTTCCGGCGTCGGCAGCAACCGAGGGACGATTCGTACGCCTTTCTGATCGATCTGGAAGGTAATGCGATTATGCACCCGTCGTTTCCACGCCCAGTCGCAGCGCGATCGCAACCGTTCTACGTTACGAACATCACGCGGCTCGAGGGAGATCACTTTACCCCGGCCTACAAGCGTATGCTGGCTGATCCGGAGGGTAATTTGCGGATCAACCATTACGGTACCAACCGAACGACGGTGTACTACTGGAAGCGGGCGCTCTACTACATCGTTTGCCTTGTGCGAACGTTGGACGCTGGCGAGGAGGGCACGGTATCCATCACACGCAGGCTGTTCGAGACGGGGCCGCAAGTTCGCTACCTTCATCAGATCCCGACCTCGGGAACCGGAGTGTTACGGAGCAACGTGGAGTACAATTTGATTGCTGCCGGAagtgcggccaccaccaagtCGCTACTGACGGCTTTGCTTTACCATCGGATCGACATTTTCCCTccacatcatcagcagacggccagcagcaacggtggtggagggtTCTCCATCTGTCGCTTGGTCAAACAGCTCGCCCTCCCGGACACGAGTTCCCTCTTTCTCAGCGCTTCCTCCTTCCGGTCACCCTTTGCGCACATTCGCAACAACCGTGAAGGGCTTACGAGTGAAGAGGATAACGTGCGAACGATACAAAACATTATGGCCTATCTGCACGATGCGTACGGAAAGCAACTGTTTGCCAATCCGGGCCTGCAGCCCGACGTGCGGAGCGATGTCCTGGCACTGGTACAGATCCTGTACGATTACCGGGTTCGGCATAGCCACAGCAACCTCAGCCGTTACGTCGTTCGCCGTTATGCCGCTACCGTTAACGGAGTGTTGGAAACGTACCCCGGTGGTCTGTTGGATAGTGAGCTGGAGCCAACGAAACGACCGTGGTTCGTCAAAGCAATGGAATATCCGGGCCGTCTGGTGGTCACGCGGCCGTACCTCGATGCGGGAGGTGCTGGTTACGTGGTGAGCGTGGCTTATGCCATCTAcgaaggcagcagcacggcgTCCAAACCGCCGCAAGACGATCGTAGTGCGATCGCAGTGGTTGCGATGGACTTTACTCAGGGATTTTTCtacaagctgctgctcgattcgACCACCGTCTGCTCGGTACAGCACATCAAATGCTTCCTGATGGACGATCGGGGCTACCTTGTGGCGCATCCGATGCTAACGGAACCGACACTCCGCTCCGATGCCGTACGGAGGTCCGCGATCGAGCACATTACGCACAAAGAGTCGCAGGTGGCGAACGACATTCTGAACCACAAGCAGCTCGTCACGAAGAAGATGTGCTACAACTACGTCAATCGGACGGTGCAACGGTTCTATCAGTTCAACATGAGCTTGGCAGCGGGCGAGATCGTTACGAATTTGATGTACGGTGAAAAGACCAAGTACCAGATTACGCTCATACCGGGAACGAATCTTTTCCTTGGTGTAGTCAACTCCACCAACGACGGTGGTGCTTTCTGTCCCTGTAGCACG GTTGGTAACTCATGCCTCAACTGTAATCGAATGGAGCAAACGGAGTGTGAATGCCCTTGCGAGTGTCCGCTCGATTATCCGACGCCAGATGGAGCGGATGGtgcctgtggtggtggtggtggtggcagtctTGGACGTTCTAAAAGACCGaaaacgggaaatggaaacagtTTCCCCATACCACTCTGTTCACCACTGCCCGAGGAGTTACTCTCGATGAATGCGATCAACTACGAGCCGGATTATGAGGTCAAGAGTTGTAGTAGCATCAGTTGTGAAGATTATACTACGCAGAACGATTGTTTAG GTCTTGTCGGTTGCGAATGGTGCCAGGTGGATGTGGATGGTGAGAGTACGCTCAATACCCCGTTCTGCACGTCGCAGCTTGCCTGCTTTAACGGTGTACTCGGATCGTCCACACCGTACGGTGATGCGGCGTACACGAGCAACAACATGGAATCGATCCTTCCACCGGCGTACAGCTCGATAGGGCCCGTGGCCGGTGCCATTCTGGCGCTCTGCCTTGTGGTAGGGTTCGCGATGTACTGCTTCCGGCAAAATGCCGACCAAAGTGGTGCTTCCGAGCAGCTGTACGACGATCTGGTGGCTGACCATTGCCATGGGCTTCCCCTGTCTCGGTTCGATCTGGACGATGGCAGCCCTTCCGATGATTGTGATGTTGGCCGTACGAACGCCAAGCAAAACCTGCTGCTCAACGGCCAGCACAATGCGAACTACATGATCATCCCGAACGTGGCCTCACCGTACCAGATGTCTTCGGACTACCGGCGACCACCGAAtggggccggtggtggtagctcctCGGATCACGGGTACTCCACCATGACGCACCACGAAGAGTCGGAACATTTGTGTctaaccggtggtggttccggggCAGATCCGCAGGGTATTCCCGGTGCACCGAATGGTAGTGGCGGTGCCAAACGGCACTCGATGTCCGACAGTGCCTCGATCAGCACCTCCGTCTCAAGCCCGTACAGTAACCATACGGGCGGGGCCGGTAGCTCCTTCCTGTCCAAACCCCCGGTCGTTGGGTTCGAAACGACGAGAGGCTTCACAGGGAATGGGTTTCCACCAGTCGCCGGTGATACGATGATTGCCGGCCAAACGACCCTACTACCGTCACCGACGTCCATCTCGCGGACCGGAGTGTACGGTGGAACGATGCTTCCGTCCGGGGCCAATTCAACTCCCACCAATGCCAATACCCCCAGTGGCCATCACATTCTCGTCCCCGTGACCGTCCACCGTAATATGGAAGTATCTTAG